Part of the bacterium genome, CCTATTCTTAAAGAGAAGGTTAAAACAATTACTGATAAAAATGGTTATTTTTTTCCTGATGGAAAAACACTTTTTGAAAATAAGCCTGAAAGAAAAGAAATGGAAATTGAAATAGAAGCACAATTTGAATACCTTGAAAGTTTAGGTTTTGAAATTTCATATATTGATATTCATATGGGTATTGGCTGGATTAATGGAATAGAAGAGTTTATACAAAGATTATGTAAAAAAAAGAGAATTCTTTTTGTTGATAAACTGTATAAGAAATTCCCTGATTTTAACCTTGACTATGAAAAATTTATAAATAATCTTGAAAACCTTGAAAATGGAGAATATTTACTTATAACTCATCCTGCATTTAATACAGAGGATATGAAATTTTATTCAACTTACTGGGAAGATGCAGATAAAATAATAGAAAAAAGAAGTTTTGATGCAAAGATTTTAATTGATGAAAGAGTAAAGAATATAATTACGAAAAAAAATATTAAAATTGAAAGATTTAAAAATGGAGGAGGAAAATGAAGAAATTTTTTGTTTTATTTGTCTGTTTTGTAAGTTTTGTTTTTTCTGCTGATTATATCTGGATTGAGGGTGAGAATCCTTCAAAAAGTAATTTTCAGTTAAGTGTCTGGGCTGGAAATAGGGGTGTAATTTTATCTGATGGAAAATGGGCAACTTTTACATTGAATAAGGAAGAAATTGCAACAAAGGTTCCAAAAGAAGGACTTTTTCTCTCATATGATTTTAGTGTTGAAAAAGAGGGTGAATATGATATATGGACAAGAATAGGGTATGAGTGGGTAAGAGCACCTTTTGAATGGAGAATAGATGAGGATGAATGGAAAGAAATAGGATATGATATTCAAACAACAAATGTTATGGAGGTAAGTACCTGGTGTGAAATTGCCTGGTTGAAAATTGGAAGAGTTTTTTTAAAAAATGGAAATCAT contains:
- a CDS encoding ChbG/HpnK family deacetylase — protein: MQEIKLYTRGDDAGISIGTNLAIHTACKNGILKNISLIPVSPYIKDAYNLFSNLENVSFGLHITLTCEWRNIKWGPILKEKVKTITDKNGYFFPDGKTLFENKPERKEMEIEIEAQFEYLESLGFEISYIDIHMGIGWINGIEEFIQRLCKKKRILFVDKLYKKFPDFNLDYEKFINNLENLENGEYLLITHPAFNTEDMKFYSTYWEDADKIIEKRSFDAKILIDERVKNIITKKNIKIERFKNGGGK